In a genomic window of Streptomyces katrae:
- a CDS encoding IS481 family transposase, giving the protein MPHRNAPLTETGRLRLARCVVEDGWPLRRAAERFQVSPTTAQRWAARYRAGGEAGMTDRSSRPHTSPRRTPTRIERRIIKVRLARRWGPARIAHLLNLVPSTVHRILTRFGLARLTHLDRATGAVIRRYERDRPGELVHVDIKKLGNIPDGGGHKTLGRQAGRKNRSSAGYSYIHTAVDDHSRLAYSEIHADEKKETATAFWARAQAYFAGVGITVERVLTDNGACYRSRDWRDALTAAGIAHKRTRPYRPQTNGKVERLNRTLLEEWAYARPYQSEQERRDAFPGWLHTYNHHRGHTALAGKPPASRVPNLTGQYT; this is encoded by the coding sequence ATGCCCCACCGTAATGCACCCCTGACCGAGACCGGACGCCTTCGCCTGGCCCGCTGCGTGGTCGAGGACGGCTGGCCGCTGCGCCGGGCGGCCGAGCGATTCCAGGTCTCGCCCACCACCGCCCAGCGGTGGGCGGCCCGCTACCGGGCCGGGGGTGAGGCCGGAATGACCGACCGGTCCTCGCGCCCGCACACCAGCCCACGCCGGACCCCGACCCGCATCGAGCGGCGGATCATCAAGGTCCGCCTCGCCCGCCGGTGGGGGCCCGCCCGCATCGCCCACCTGCTCAACCTGGTGCCCTCGACGGTGCACCGGATCCTGACCCGGTTCGGCCTGGCCCGTCTCACGCACCTGGACCGCGCCACCGGCGCCGTCATACGCCGCTACGAACGCGACCGTCCGGGCGAGCTGGTCCACGTGGACATCAAGAAGCTCGGCAACATCCCCGACGGCGGCGGCCACAAGACCCTCGGCCGCCAGGCCGGCCGCAAGAACCGCTCCAGCGCCGGCTACAGCTACATCCACACCGCCGTCGACGACCACTCCCGCCTCGCTTACAGCGAGATCCACGCCGACGAGAAGAAGGAGACCGCCACCGCCTTCTGGGCCCGGGCCCAGGCCTACTTCGCCGGCGTGGGCATCACCGTCGAACGGGTCCTGACCGACAACGGCGCCTGCTACCGCTCCCGCGACTGGCGCGACGCCCTGACAGCGGCCGGGATCGCCCACAAGCGAACCCGGCCCTACCGGCCCCAGACCAACGGCAAGGTCGAACGCCTCAACCGGACCCTGCTCGAGGAGTGGGCCTACGCCCGCCCCTACCAGTCAGAGCAGGAACGACGCGACGCCTTCCCTGGCTGGCTCCACACCTACAATCACCACCGCGGACACACCGCACTCGCAGGCAAACCACCCGCCAGCCGCGTCCCCAACCTCACAGGGCAGTACACCTAG
- a CDS encoding patatin-like phospholipase family protein yields MPNAQGQLKLREVPGWAVGLCLFGLAAGLSMVLWYGAAPPFGARPPADGELLLQFAQTPAGARAIVKAAGGAALFQDGLVLDWRWFIPGYAVALAGAFGLGHLLLYRKATRLWALRALFLTPVAVAADCVENVFLWKALDGIKADPKGPVLPLATFLRSGPERDLERDLQWASHFAQLKWALVIPLVAAALLTVVTLCSRRVLAPALVRSATENRPRPVVEYADQPAAGRTGLPDVILPPAAPHDWEPLSEWTAPDPARPHLAADPPDSASAHWRNRRYQPPSRKPGELGFCVSGGGIRSASVTLGALQALRPELLQADYLVSVSGGGYTAGAFQLALTDARFVDAKGNPSVRRPGLAQPSDVFAPGSPEEDHIRRHAKYLADAPKERVHAAGAVLRGMAVSFGMLALVFTVAGQFLNAFYSRLPLTDLHRFVPRPKVFLPTCQNPAPPVCPGPPETFLPPFHLYPNTWQPSRSVAVSQRRMQRARPRHAAHSRREPSRRCRGDCAQSPTTIGWASECGGPNADQLCESAR; encoded by the coding sequence ATGCCGAATGCGCAGGGGCAGCTGAAGCTGCGAGAGGTGCCGGGCTGGGCGGTGGGGCTGTGCCTGTTCGGGCTCGCCGCCGGTCTCTCGATGGTCCTCTGGTACGGAGCGGCTCCGCCGTTCGGGGCCAGGCCCCCGGCAGACGGGGAGCTCCTGCTGCAGTTCGCGCAGACCCCCGCGGGGGCCCGCGCCATCGTGAAGGCCGCAGGCGGAGCCGCGCTCTTCCAAGACGGGCTCGTGCTGGACTGGCGCTGGTTCATCCCCGGGTACGCGGTGGCCCTCGCCGGTGCGTTCGGACTCGGCCATCTGCTCCTCTACCGGAAGGCCACGCGCCTGTGGGCCCTGCGGGCCCTCTTCCTCACCCCCGTGGCGGTGGCGGCGGACTGCGTGGAGAACGTCTTCCTCTGGAAGGCCCTGGACGGGATCAAAGCCGACCCGAAGGGCCCTGTACTGCCCTTGGCCACCTTTCTGCGCAGCGGCCCCGAGCGCGATCTGGAGCGCGACCTGCAGTGGGCGAGCCACTTCGCCCAGCTGAAATGGGCACTCGTCATTCCGCTGGTGGCAGCAGCCCTCCTGACCGTCGTCACCCTCTGCTCCCGCCGCGTGCTGGCCCCCGCCCTGGTGAGGAGTGCGACCGAAAACCGCCCCCGTCCGGTCGTGGAGTACGCCGATCAGCCCGCCGCAGGCCGGACAGGCCTGCCGGACGTGATCCTCCCGCCCGCCGCACCCCACGACTGGGAACCCCTGTCCGAGTGGACCGCTCCCGACCCGGCCAGGCCACACCTCGCCGCAGACCCGCCGGACAGCGCGTCGGCCCACTGGCGCAACCGCCGTTACCAGCCGCCCTCCCGGAAGCCCGGTGAGCTCGGCTTCTGCGTCTCCGGCGGCGGCATCCGGTCGGCATCGGTCACCCTGGGCGCTCTGCAGGCGCTGCGCCCCGAACTGCTCCAGGCCGACTACCTGGTGTCGGTGTCCGGTGGCGGGTACACCGCCGGCGCCTTCCAACTGGCCCTGACGGACGCCCGGTTCGTGGACGCGAAGGGCAACCCCTCGGTGCGGCGGCCCGGCCTCGCACAGCCCTCGGACGTGTTCGCGCCGGGCAGCCCGGAGGAGGACCACATCCGCCGGCACGCGAAGTACCTCGCGGACGCCCCCAAGGAGAGGGTGCACGCCGCCGGGGCGGTGCTGCGGGGGATGGCCGTCTCCTTCGGCATGCTGGCCCTCGTCTTCACCGTGGCGGGCCAGTTCCTGAACGCGTTCTACTCGCGGCTCCCGCTGACCGACCTCCACCGCTTCGTCCCGCGGCCGAAGGTGTTCCTGCCGACCTGCCAGAACCCGGCGCCCCCGGTGTGCCCCGGGCCGCCGGAGACGTTCCTGCCGCCCTTCCACCTGTACCCGAACACCTGGCAGCCCTCCAGGTCGGTCGCGGTGTCGCAACGACGCATGCAGAGGGCCCGGCCCAGGCACGCTGCTCATTCACGGAGAGAGCCCAGCCGTCGCTGCCGAGGTGATTGTGCGCAATCACCCACGACGATCGGGTGGGCGTCGGAATGCGGGGGTCCGAACGCAGACCAACTATGCGAAAGCGCGCGGTAA
- a CDS encoding thiamine pyrophosphate-binding protein, producing the protein MRVYEALVKGLEGLGVRAAFGGAGENAAGLMLALNHSRQIRPVITRHEQAASFMACGYAMYTNELGFCFATAGPGAFNLFSGLAVAMSDSYPVLAVSGYASRAWQGWGSLNETSGLNRTPDSRAMFAATTKKSFLLTDAADTCDVLEEAVNTAFEGRPGPVHIHVPEDLTHHGVEVTNFRDIRLDVAPVAPDPARVEDIAVMLAEALAQQKRIVALVGFGAIRSGAGAEVRRLIERFRIPLLTTLDGKGIVSEGHPLSVGVFADSGHSSAWKAFREADVVLCIGNSLNQHATFNYREDLFADKVLVHVNISEAEFRKAYKPDYPLHADARLAVAALHRALDEKVGEVPAIDVTGRDYEARHIVHLTGKIHPGELAQSIGRLLPPGGILLADAGAHLAWLGYYVELEEGQNFRKAGSFGPMAGHVNGAIGLKLAHPERTVVVGCGDGCYSLSGFELMTAVENEIPVIWVIFDDEEFKLIKLFQLTTYGETALVEFQNPDFAAYARACGADGYRVETLDGFEQAFRAALASGRPTLIDARITRWAVPHYSPSPDGVIAGLVETLEARLHD; encoded by the coding sequence ATGAGAGTTTACGAAGCCCTGGTCAAGGGGCTGGAGGGACTCGGGGTACGGGCCGCGTTCGGCGGCGCCGGAGAGAACGCCGCCGGCCTGATGCTGGCGCTGAATCATTCACGGCAGATCCGGCCGGTCATCACACGGCACGAGCAGGCCGCCTCCTTCATGGCCTGCGGATACGCGATGTACACCAACGAACTGGGCTTCTGCTTCGCGACGGCCGGACCGGGCGCCTTCAACCTGTTCTCAGGCCTGGCCGTGGCGATGTCCGACTCCTACCCGGTGCTGGCCGTGTCGGGGTACGCGTCGAGGGCGTGGCAAGGATGGGGCTCGCTCAACGAAACCTCGGGCCTGAACAGGACGCCCGACTCGCGGGCCATGTTCGCGGCCACGACGAAGAAGTCCTTCCTGCTCACCGACGCCGCGGACACGTGCGACGTGCTCGAGGAAGCGGTCAACACCGCGTTCGAGGGCAGGCCCGGCCCGGTCCACATCCATGTCCCCGAGGACCTCACCCACCACGGCGTCGAGGTCACGAACTTCCGCGACATCCGGCTGGACGTGGCGCCGGTCGCCCCCGATCCGGCGCGCGTGGAGGACATCGCGGTGATGCTGGCCGAGGCGCTCGCGCAGCAGAAGCGGATCGTGGCCCTCGTCGGCTTCGGCGCGATCCGCAGTGGGGCGGGAGCTGAGGTCCGGCGGCTGATCGAACGGTTCCGGATCCCCCTGCTCACCACGCTGGACGGCAAGGGCATCGTGTCGGAGGGACACCCGCTGTCCGTCGGCGTCTTCGCGGACAGCGGTCACTCCAGTGCGTGGAAGGCCTTCCGCGAGGCCGACGTCGTGCTGTGCATCGGCAACTCCCTGAACCAGCACGCCACGTTCAACTACCGCGAAGACCTCTTCGCGGACAAGGTGCTCGTCCACGTGAACATCTCCGAGGCCGAGTTCCGAAAGGCCTACAAGCCGGACTACCCCCTGCACGCGGACGCGCGCCTGGCCGTGGCGGCCCTCCACCGGGCGCTGGACGAGAAGGTCGGCGAGGTGCCCGCCATCGACGTCACGGGCCGCGACTACGAGGCCCGCCACATCGTCCACCTGACCGGAAAGATCCATCCGGGGGAGCTGGCCCAGTCGATCGGCCGGCTGCTGCCGCCCGGGGGGATCCTGCTCGCCGACGCGGGAGCGCACCTCGCCTGGCTCGGCTACTACGTGGAACTGGAGGAGGGGCAGAACTTCCGCAAGGCCGGTTCGTTCGGACCGATGGCGGGCCACGTCAACGGGGCCATCGGCCTGAAGCTCGCGCACCCGGAACGGACCGTCGTCGTCGGCTGCGGCGACGGGTGCTACTCGCTGTCCGGCTTCGAGCTGATGACGGCCGTCGAGAACGAGATCCCCGTCATCTGGGTCATCTTCGACGACGAGGAATTCAAGCTGATCAAGCTCTTCCAGCTCACCACCTACGGGGAGACGGCGCTCGTCGAGTTCCAGAACCCCGACTTCGCCGCGTACGCGCGGGCATGCGGCGCCGACGGCTACCGCGTCGAGACGCTCGACGGATTCGAGCAGGCTTTCCGCGCGGCGCTGGCCTCCGGCCGGCCCACCCTGATCGACGCCAGGATCACGCGCTGGGCCGTTCCCCACTACAGCCCGTCCCCCGACGGCGTCATCGCCGGACTCGTGGAGACGCTCGAAGCCCGCCTCCACGACTGA
- a CDS encoding Tn3 family transposase has translation MGHEGLLLVGVDVAIHTEPGRPSPVQDPSAETCVTRPQPPRAIQLGLVLNAVILHTTCLTDQTLDNLRNSGHPVHNEAAAQLSPFIHDHINLRGRYTFEFKEVTNGPRFAPDSGSTTTD, from the coding sequence GTGGGGCATGAGGGCCTTCTGCTGGTCGGTGTAGACGTCGCAATCCACACCGAACCCGGAAGGCCCTCACCCGTTCAAGATCCCTCAGCCGAGACCTGCGTCACCCGTCCACAACCTCCCAGGGCAATACAGCTAGGCCTGGTCCTGAACGCAGTCATCCTCCACACCACGTGCCTGACGGACCAGACACTGGACAACCTGCGCAACAGCGGACACCCCGTCCACAACGAAGCCGCCGCCCAACTCTCGCCCTTCATCCACGACCACATCAACCTCCGCGGCCGCTACACCTTCGAATTCAAGGAGGTCACCAACGGACCCCGGTTCGCTCCGGACTCCGGCTCCACCACGACCGACTGA